One stretch of Hevea brasiliensis isolate MT/VB/25A 57/8 chromosome 12, ASM3005281v1, whole genome shotgun sequence DNA includes these proteins:
- the LOC110663658 gene encoding probable carbohydrate esterase At4g34215 produces the protein MLAFFILALVSQATHLVTSQRLPTNIFILAGQSNMAGRGGVINDTKTGNLTWDGIVPPQCQPNPSIFRLSANLTWVLAHEPLHADIDYNKTNGIGPGMAFANTVLTKDPTIGAMGLVPCAIGGTNISQWAKGGFLYDQLVRRTRTALISGGVLRAMLWYQGESDTINKEDADSYKGRLDKFFMEVRDDLQYPMLPIIQVALASGEGPFTETIRKAQLGINLPNVQYVDAKGLPLEPDRLHLTTSAQVQLGQMLADAFLQSLPTPIRTTTNSAATLSYHAFYRSIFIIIIILSYFFHCRSFPAVVFL, from the exons ATGCTTGCCTTCTTTATCTTGGCCCTTGTATCACAAGCAACCCACTTGGTGACGTCTCAACGACTACCCACAAACATATTTATCCTCGCCGGACAGAGCAACATGGCCGGCCGTGGAGGCGTCATCAACGACACCAAAACCGGCAACCTCACTTGGGATGGTATTGTCCCTCCCCAGTGCCAACCCAACCCATCAATTTTCCGGCTAAGTGCCAACCTCACATGGGTCCTAGCCCACGAACCTCTCCACGCCGACATTGATTATAACAAGACCAATGGGATTGGACCGGGGATGGCATTTGCTAACACAGTCTTGACCAAGGACCCGACCATTGGGGCAATGGGTCTGGTGCCATGTGCAATCGGAGGGACAAATATAAGTCAGTGGGCGAAAGGAGGTTTCCTTTACGACCAGTTGGTGCGGAGGACTCGAACAGCCTTGATCAGCGGTGGTGTTCTTAGAGCAATGCTTTGGTATCAAGGGGAGAGTGACACGATTAATAAAGAAGATGCTGATTCTTACAAGGGGAGATTAGATAAGTTTTTCATGGAAGTCCGGGACGATCTGCAATATCCTATGCTGCCAATAATCCAG GTGGCTCTGGCTTCAGGAGAGGGACCTTTCACGGAGACTATAAGAAAAGCTCAACTGGGAATTAACCTTCCTAACGTGCAATACGTTGACGCCAAGGGACTGCCTCTGGAGCCTGATAGGCTGCACCTAACTACTTCTGCCCAGGTTCAGCTTGGCCAGATGTTAGCAGATGCGTTTCTTCAGTCCCTGCCTACCCCAATTCGCACTACCACTAATTCCGCTGCAACACTTTCTTACCATGCATTTTATAGatctatttttattattattattattttatcctATTTTTTTCATTGTAGGTCTTTCCCTGCTGTAGTATTCCTCTAA